The following nucleotide sequence is from Channa argus isolate prfri chromosome 9, Channa argus male v1.0, whole genome shotgun sequence.
AAACAGCAGCTTCCTGTGTATAGAGACAACTCAGCAGATAAATGGGGTTCATGACACAACAAGGTGGCCAAGGTTAAACCGGCGAAGGCAGAAAACAAAGGCACATGAAGTTTGAAGACTTCCACTGAAGTGCAGCATCAAAGCATCGGGCTTCTATAGCAATATAGTTTATAGTAACTTGCACTTCCAACTGCTTggctattaaaaatatataaaatgtaataagtaATTCACTGTTGGCCGTGTATATTTTGAGCTATAAATAATTAGATTCAAGTATTGCAGGTTTAAAGCTACAAAGCTCCCTAAATGCATCAACTGAGCACTAGTGCAGTATTTTGCCATAAATCACACCCACTTGCATACTATACTAAAATATCACAGCaagttttaaatacattgtatATGCTGACGCTGCCATAACCAATAGTTTTGCATTGACAAAGACTTGAAAAACCTGGTGCAATGCAAACAGGGTCACTCTCTTGTACTAATGAAACCACAGATAACCAGCACCCACCTCCCCCCCTTCCATGTCACTGTCTGCCCTCATCAACCCTGTTTCAAGCCACAGCAGACAGCTGTTTCTGATAAACTCACTCTGTGCTACCTTCCTACCCCCCAAACAGCACACAAGGTTAACAAATATCGGGTGAACATAGCAAAGCATCTTGCAGCTAAAGAGCcataaataatttctaaaactGGTAAAGGCCAAAAGAGAAATCACACAGGAGGAAATGTTTGTGCTCTTCAGGTTCAAGAAACACAACTACAAATGAATGCTACTGTTGATCCATGACTTCTGCATGTGTGCGTAAGCAACCGCTTGGTTCCACTTttgtaataacacatttttaaaggtgATAATGTCTCAGCGTCAAGTTGTGGCTTGTTTCACTGTCCTCTAAGTGGCCAAATTATTACTAATTTTTAAGTatgcagctttaaattaaaatattttgttgtccTGTAGCCAAAGCCTCTACAACTACCCTCATAACTCAgcataagacaaaaaaagaaaagacccATCAGTGTGGCTCATCCTAAAAAAGTTTCTGTTATTACAGATTAATGtctccaaagaaaaacaaatgcaccagagacttaaaaaaaataataactgaagATGTTAACCAACATCTGACAAATGTCTCTAATCCTGCTAAGCTGAAATACAGAAACTACAGTGATGGCTTAAGATGCAGAAACATTAAGCCTCAGACATACTTGGTCACTTAAACCACACTTGTGCATCCAAAGAGATGAAAACATTACGGGTAGTTGGCCATAAATTACTACTTCAGTTAAACCAACCACGTCACATGGCTGAACTAAGGCATctctttaataattaataaaaaattaaagctCGTGAAACAATAAACATGACATTAAATTTGCAGTTCGTTGGCGGAGAAGCAACAAATTATACTCGTGAATTGTGGATGTGTAGTGGGCAGCTCCACAATCAAGGAAGAGAGACGCTGACAGGTCTGAGCCTGTTTCTGTTACCACTCAATGAAAACTGCAGGCAGATGTTGTTCAATCATCACTTTCACTGCCTGAGTCGCTCAACTGCAGGTCGTTCTCTGCAACACAGattttagagagagagaaaaaaaaaagtgttttatagaCTGTTTATATACATGTGAGcatgaaaaacaagctaggtcACCTAAGcttgtttcacatatgaactctggagaatgtcaggagaaatcagcctaggacattgtccagagttgtATTTCACACATGTCGCACACAGCGGGAGGTTATCAGAGTGAGCAGTGTCATTAAGACACAAACTCCACTTAATTTCAGTGGTACAGCATGGTAAAAAACTTGCTGCATGCACAAGCTCATGGGCATAATACGGACATTGTAGTAGAAGGCTCAAAGGTTGAAGTCTGGATGATGTCGGGAGTCATTCACTTTCTGACATGCACTCTCtccagacaaagtcaggagaatgtcagaattccagtgcctGTCAGAAAGGGGCTTTACACAGATCTGAGAGGGCTACTTACTGAGTGTGTTCATGAGTACTCCCCCACTCTCCTGTTGACGACTGCTGGTGCTGATGATAGGCATGCTGTGGTTGGCTGGGGCTGAGGGTGGGGCTGATCTCTGATCGTCATCTGAGTCACTGCTGCTGGAGCCGTCATCACTGCTGGAAGACGATGAACTGTTGGAGTCTGACGAGCTGTCATTGCTGCTCAATTGGTCCATGACCTGTGCCTCTGCCATCAGCTCTGTGTATGGTAGCATATGCACAAATATTAAGAAATGTGTGACAGTGATCCTTATCTGAGGACACCATGCACCAAGCATGATCACTCACTTAAGAAGGGTAATAACTTcagcataataaaaatatgctaaATATGGCTGCTCATGAAGCCTGTATAGTTTAAAACACGGTGTGCAACACCATATTACCTCTCTCAATGTCATCCATGGGTGATGCTGGGGAAGTCTTCTCTTTGGGGGGAGAACTCTTGGAGCTGAGTGTGGTCTTGGTATtgttgtggctgctgctgctgctgcagctgctgttgctgttattaTTGCTACTTCTCACTTGCTGGCTCATACGACCGGTATGCTGCTCCAGTCGGGAATGGATTTTACTGCTGCCCTCAGCCCTGGGAAAAATACGttaaatgttgattttaaaatgtaaaatatagcCTGGTGTAGAAAGGGGTGATTTTTCAACCTACCTCGTCTTTTTCACAGCTATGTTGCTATTGAGTTTTTCCAGTCTGTACTCCCCTGTGTCATGGTTCACAATGAGTATGCACTCCTTCATGTACGGCCTCTTGGATCCCTTAAAGACTGTTACTGGAGTACTGGAACCCTAAAAACACAGGCAACAAAAGCCTGGCTGTAAAACctggcctctttttttttttttaacatttctgcttatcttgtgagttcagggtcgccacagcagatcatttgttttgcatgtaGACttggcaaagttttttttgtttttttttaacgctGATGCAACCTtctccaatttctactgggcttgggacctgCATTGCGCGGCTGGGGACgggctgttggggttcagtgtcctgcccagggacactttgacatgtggtggGGAAGGGCGGGGCGCGAACCTtcgtaggcggccactctaccaactgagccactgtcgCACAAGAGATCTAACAAtcttaagtaaaaatatttatattttaacaatcATATGTTATGTTTACTAACATAGAAAACAAACGAACAAGCggacattcattcattcagtagGTACTTGCTAAAGcctattcaattttttttaaataattgtcttTTGATTAAATTATCAACAAATAATTTCAGCTCTATGAAACGATGGAGCGGCCATGTAGGGcgacaaatacaaaaatgttttgttgcccGGGGGTCTCCACACATTTTTGCTGAACCACAATCACCTCTAGGTTGGGTAAAGTAATGGTGACTTGTTCTCCTTTGCCCACTTCCAGCTCTCCCTCACATGTTGTATCAATGGAAGCTGGTTTGAAGTCATCTGTGACAAgaaagcaagtaaaaaaaaatgattttgttaatGTGACGTTTATTACATTGGTCCCATTGAGCTGCAGTTATTTTCCGTTACCAGCAGATGGTAGCCGTGCACAGATTGAcaatgctaacattagctaaaaTGTTGACAGCTGGAGCATCAGTGGCTTATAGTGGAGAGTTAACAAACTTAGAAATACGATAAAACATGAAAGAACTGTCACCTTGCtgaaacatatcaaaaacaGGTGGACACGCGTGGATTGACAAGGCGGCTAAAGCCTGCTACATGGCAAACGGCTGCCTTTGGGGTTTTAGCTAGTGAGCTAACGCTAACTAGCATGCTACTGCTACAGGAAAAGCCAGACATAACCAACTGATTTACTCACATCGCACCGTGTGGTAGGCACTTTTAGGGTGTTTCTCAAACGTCTCTCCTAATTTCAGGACATGTTCTTGGTTGTCAAAGTTGGAGTAGGCTGTCCCATTCATTGTGAGAGTTTCATGAGCTGTAAACTTTCTACCGTTCTTTTTTATCCGATAACCATGTACGGCAGAGACCAGACCACCTCATTGATGCAATTACGTCCCGCCTCCTCTTTGTCATGATAGGGCAGTTCAACGTTTTCCTCACGTGGTTGGTTTGGCGTGTGTCAATCAAAATGTCGTCATGACAGGGCAGCTTCAGATTAAAAATGTCACATGCTTTCTTgtcttttaatactttttaaaaagaatatcaAGCTATTATTCCAGCTAGAAGTTCTTAAGGAACACAGAGGGACATTTAGATATGTTGCtgcccaaactagaaccaaattaggaaaaaataaataaacataaagtacactaaaaacaaaattaattgcAGTTTTCTTCTAATAAATTAGTTATTTATAAATTCTTTGGCATCAGTTTGATTATTAATGCTATACTAGAagtaaaaagagcaaaaattCCCAGGTAGGATAACTAGCTCACGAGATAGCTTCAAATATTTGCTATTTCTGCTAGTTTTCTGTGAtagtaaatgtaacatttgtggCTTTTGAACTGAAGATTTGTcaattttataaatacaaaatatttgtgtttttctcttataTCTGTCCTTTCTTTACAAACAAAGCATTTATGTGAGTtgttatggaaaatattagattCTCAAGATTCCCAATATGGATAAACCATTAGCACTATTAGCAGCATCATTGGTCTGAGCTGTAAACCTAATTACCGACTTGGTTAAAACAGCTAAAACACTCTGGAGGTCCTGAAGGTCTGACAAATAGAGACTAATGATGTGATGCTGGTAACACTTCTGCCTGCACGCTCCATAGGCTGCAGGCACTCGCAGCTCCATGAGCCCTGTGGCAGTAAAAATaatctcttttcctttctttaaacTGTTAATGATTCCTAAGCCTTAAATTCCTGGCCTGTCTGCACTTTACTGAGACCATATGTTCTGCTGCCCTCAAACATTACAGGATCAACATCAAAGACAAGTGTGACGTCAAGATTACACAAGCGTATTATCACCAATTTGTCACAATATGGCCTTTCTGTTTGCTTACGGTACATGATTTTTTTGGTGTTCATGTGTGCAGGTGGGTAGGTAGGAATTGTAAGTGGTTAGATAGGATGAAAGATGTCTTGGGATAATATGGGAAAGGACAGACTGGGGCCTGCTCAGTAAACTCTGACCTAATGATGATATTTATTAGCTGCGTAAGATGTAAGGATAGGCTCAGAAGAGGACAGCGGAGGATACATTTATTaagttgtttctttaattaCTTGTTTTGGATGATTGTAATCCCGTTTGAAGAACGGGATTCCTGTTTCATTGTGTCCTTATCCAATGTGAAATGAAACCATGCAGCAGGAGTCTGTTTCCATGGATGGAAGTAAACAGTGGCTGTCCTCTGGTGAGATCAGTTACTGTAGGGGTTGTCCGTGCACTGTGGGAGGTAAGGTTTATTGTCACCACGTTCAATACTGTGGCTTTAACACAATAGAGAGTTCCCAGGTTGTCATCCACCAACAGTGGTGAGAGGGCCAAGGTACTGTAAACTGAACaactttgtgtatttgttatgTGTTCCtgacaatacaaaaaaaaaaaaaatcccaacttGATACAAGGCAGGTCCAACATGCCATACACCTGCAAGCAATACTGTCCAAATactaaagaaaatcaaattGAATACTGATTACAATCAGACTTTCAGACAAAATTTATGATGCATCATATACTAGAGAAAACCGAAcggaaattataaaataatgtaatcaGTTGCCTTTTTTGCAGACATTTGGGTCACGTTCAGCAAACTGAAACATATTAccacttaaaaaaacacttaataatCTGAATACCTGAGACAATTACCCATCAGTTATCAGAGAACAACATCATTTGGTTcaaattaatgtaaatgtaaaatatgattcaaggctaaatgctttaaaatgcaaatatttacgaaatttctgttttgattgatattttaactgtttttctaCTAAAACCTAGTCTGCTTCACAAATCCAGATAAGCACATTTATactcaacacatttaaaatatatcaaataaaaaatatgggtctgctttctttctctgttcttcACTTGCATTTATCATTTGGGTTTTGCCgttttattttatactgtgAGGTTATGTAGCTTGATTGTGTGGCACTGATATTTATAAGGTAATCAATATAggttatttatttcatatattgGTCTCTCAGCCAGGCAGCTGTCGGAGAACTGAGACGCATCAGGCTTGACTCATGCAAAATGATGTAAAGAGTGAACACCACCATGATCTGGGGTCTCCGCCTTCTTATCTTGAGTCTTGAGGAGGGGGACATATGGTCTGAGTGTGACCACAGCCAGCTTTTTTCATCTGGACCAATCAGAAGCAGAGTGAGAGCGTTTCTCCTATGGCTATTGATGCTTTCACTTGTTGTCGGACGTATTAACGTCACAATGTGAATGTGCCAAGAACAACTTAACATGTGCCAGAACCATACAATGCAGCGTCAACCAATCAGCTGCGCTTTCTGCTTTGAGAAATGCGGCCTTTATGAGAAATATAGTGACATTAAGTTATGCTCCAAAGCTTGGAAATGACCTGCCACAAAAGTGGGAATTTACAGTGGTTGCAGAAGAGGAAGATGCATCACTGCCTGTCATTTTGTTCATCATGCTCTAAAATAATCTGAGCCAGCAAAGTAAATCACGTTAGCATCGTCAGAGTGACACACAACTTAACCTAAAGTTTATCCAGTTCTGGGTGATGCATTTAACTGCTTCTTTTGTTCACTGGCTGGTTTGccaaacacagaaatataacatttctatatttgttATTAATTAGGTCAATCCACTACCACACTACTTATAAAAAGGACACAGGCTATTTAATTTGTCCAGGTTTAAATCGAGATTGTTGCTTTTACGAGCAGCACGTAAAAGCAGCCCAGTTCCCAAGGAGAAACCCGCAAAGGAAAGGGGTCGTGTAATCCGGGATGCTCCAGTAAAATCCCTGTCAGAAACCACCCGAGGATACATGAGAAAGCGACCAGTGACACGTGAGATGATGCCGGGTTCGGACCTGCTGAATCCGAATCCAGCCAGAAACGGGACTGACCTTCGCACCGAGGTGATGGGGGTGGAATCGCGTTGAAAGTAACCGAGTGAGTATGAGTGTATGGACGAATGAGACATTCGGGGGTGAATATGTTAGAGAATCTGAAATATAACCTAAAGTCCCGGTAATAAGACTTGTTACCCGGTATTTGTGAGTCATGCTGCAGTTCACCTGAAGCGTTTCGGTggggatgtgtttgtgtttcttatcCCTCAGCTGTGATTTCAAGCGGACTTTTACCAGCTCACCGTTTCCATCCCGATGACTACAGCAGTCCTTAATTAGCCACTACATACATAATGTCAGGACTAAGTTCACcgtatttgtttgtttacttaaTATGCGTGTTTGGCGTTTTTCATAAATTATCATCATAGAATTATTGATTAATCTAAGCTCTTCACAGACCTGTGGTGTTCTCCAAGTTAGAAAATCCAATAGCTATAATCCTCATATATGGAGAGCTATTCacactaat
It contains:
- the eaf2 gene encoding ELL-associated factor 2 yields the protein MNGTAYSNFDNQEHVLKLGETFEKHPKSAYHTVRYDFKPASIDTTCEGELEVGKGEQVTITLPNLEGSSTPVTVFKGSKRPYMKECILIVNHDTGEYRLEKLNSNIAVKKTRAEGSSKIHSRLEQHTGRMSQQVRSSNNNSNSSCSSSSSHNNTKTTLSSKSSPPKEKTSPASPMDDIERELMAEAQVMDQLSSNDSSSDSNSSSSSSSDDGSSSSDSDDDQRSAPPSAPANHSMPIISTSSRQQESGGVLMNTLKNDLQLSDSGSESDD